From the genome of Eublepharis macularius isolate TG4126 chromosome 12, MPM_Emac_v1.0, whole genome shotgun sequence, one region includes:
- the ZBTB4 gene encoding zinc finger and BTB domain-containing protein 4, with protein sequence MAPVVEVTDIGHASALLTQLNEQRLRGQFCDVTIIAEDTKFKAHKNVLAASSPYFKEALLEESTCRQPSQILELPDIQAEVFSDILNFIYNSHLSVPSPAAAKEIGVVGRRLGISRLENLDDPLADAKMDDSGVVSSRHCGSPIDLTCPSRSNELSSPLCFQDLSKATSPVQDIHPDTETETAKILYNLSSVATVAAPPAPPPDLAFMLKGSVEWDHNEPSGKPSAATADAETAQTLASSSSSPSGASYPASSTFCCGSCSRSFTTASALSLHVKLHRTRRSLSCRHCGKSFIHIKRLQTHEVLCKEAEKPEEGASVVEALPNPELPSKAAAAAASSSSKKGILFRHRGLPRLDYISDQDHFVKVVDGHIIYFCTVCERSYMTLSSLKRHSNVHSWRRKYPCRYCDKVFALAEYRTKHEVWHTGERRYQCIFCWETFVTYYNLKTHQKAFHGINPGLISSEKTPNGGYKPKLNALKLYRLLPMRSQKRPYKTYSQGLVPDNLLLPAQPIPLALGDGDSLDGNLVSSLGTNNVSSVFATNSSSLELPETERFQQPDPVGAPEMPGLPAASGKAQQAKRPAPPGTEVPTVIAYGHPTSSVIVHSTSVLAQAPSVIAYNSKSSDTAPDTGPLPPPPPPSSTVVAKPIKKQVLKEYIQSQKAAEQALEENGSEHGHRARGPRVGRTMTYMAKPAYVGTASESRSAPLCQITVRIGEEAIVKRRISETDLMLDKSSRVGGKRFDFGRDQNGEKQQLPVLAPHGKHVERVYPNESGEEESDRGDTEDQLWRPYYSYKPKRKACGGGSSSGGNAAPKVKKSRWRRKLRSLRWMKRTEKAEEEEEEVSVGTSDPVSTGLGGASESEGMEPPPKTGGGRGSDWKHECSVCSKRFSALKKLRKHERIHGRLGTDDQSPMPLLATPHRVGRKPLVKFTCTHCSKVCKTAAALSRHMKRHEGEQPEDAPLPALTTVIAYSKKTTDVPPAAAPSPVVKEETTQEMQVSSSSGEALLSQQEPPEEGPVAMEMQPADGCPLVPVPGEERAPPLSDSKSPLREELPIPPPPLEAATSLADRPPTLSHSLQDPVISHTGLVQKQVLAPPLVEEDRYPVQEYPLPLLVPGSCRTRKDLEDQPSFLAYPSAIQFNTVGKAAGSSEGDGKVSFYPDPYPLMYGHQLLATYPYNFTLPVALNMVVPDEKGQPLPFLPSVFSYSMNPCRSEAHEGGAGSTGGMAIGGSAARESRGDPAASERLKKGNLL encoded by the coding sequence ATGGCTCCGGTTGTGGAGGTCACGGACATTGGCCACGCCAGTGCCCTTCTGACCCAGCTGAATGAACAACGTTTGCGCGGCCAGTTCTGTGACGTCACCATCATCGCCGAAGACACAAAGTTCAAGGCCCACAAGAACGTTCTCGCTGCCTCCAGCCCTTACTTTAAGGAGGCCCTTCTGGAGGAGTCAACGTGTCGGCAGCCGAGCCAAATCCTGGAGCTTCCAGACATCCAGGCTGAGGTCTTCTCCGATATCCTCAACTTCATCTACAACTCCCATCTCTCTGTGCCCAGCCCAGCTGCCGCCAAGGAGATTGGTGTCGTTGGCCGACGTTTGGGCATTTCCCGCTTGGAGAACTTGGATGACCCCTTGGCTGATGCCAAGATGGACGACTCAGGTGTTGTTTCCTCCAGGCACTGCGGCTCACCGATTGACCTCACCTGCCCTTCCCGCTCCAACGAGCTCTCCAGCCCTCTCTGCTTCCAGGATTTGTCCAAAGCAACCAGCCCTGTGCAGGACATTCACCCTGACACCGAAACAGAGACAGCTAAGATCCTCTACAACCTCAGCTCTGTGGCCACGGTGGCTGCCCCGCCTGCACCACCACCTGACCTGGCTTTCATGCTGAAGGGCAGTGTAGAATGGGACCATAATGAGCCTTCTGGGAAGCCCTCAGCAGCCACCGCCGATGCTGAAACAGCCCAAACACTGGCCTCCTCTTCCTCGTCCCCGTCAGGTGCTTCCTACCCAGCCAGCAGCACCTTCTGCTGCGGCAGCTGCAGCCGCTCCTTTACTACGGCATCTGCGCTCAGCCTCCATGTGAAGCTTCACCGGACACGGCGTTCCTTGTCTTGCCGTCACTGTGGAAAGAGTTTTATCCACATCAAAAGACTGCAAACGCACGAGGTTTTGTGCAAGGAAGCAGAGAAGCCAGAGGAGGGGGCCTCCGTGGTCGAGGCGCTGCCAAACCCAGAGTTACCTTCcaaggcggcggcagcagcagcatcgTCATCTTCCAAGAAGGGCATTCTGTTTCGTCACCGGGGCTTGCCACGACTGGACTATATCTCTGACCAAGACCACTTTGTCAAAGTAGTGGATGGCCACATAATCTATTTCTGCACCGTCTGCGAGCGGTCGTATATGACACTCTCAAGCCTCAAACGCCACTCCAATGTCCACTCCTGGCGACGGAAGTACCCGTGCCGTTACTGTGACAAGGTCTTTGCTTTGGCTGAATACCGCACCAAGCACGAGGTCTGGCACACGGGGGAGAGGCGCTACCAATGCATCTTCTGCTGGGAGACCTTTGTCACCTACTATAACTTGAAGACCCACCAGAAGGCCTTCCACGGCATCAATCCTGGCCTCATCTCCTCGGAGAAGACCCCCAACGGGGGCTACAAGCCCAAACTCAACGCCCTCAAGCTCTACCGGCTGTTGCCCATGCGCTCCCAGAAGAGGCCCTACAAGACTTACAGCCAAGGCTTGGTGCCGGATAACCTCTTGCTCCCAGCTCAGCCCATTCCCCTGGCATTAGGGGATGGGGACTCCTTGGATGGCAATTTGGTCTCCTCGCTGGGTACCAATAACGTCTCTTCCGTCTTCGCCACCAACAGCAGTTCCTTAGAGTTGCCTGAAACAGAACGCTTTCAGCAGCCAGACCCTGTAGGTGCCCCAGAGATGCCCGGGCTCCCAGCTGCCAGTGGAAAGGCTCAGCAGGCTAAGCGGCCAGCACCACCGGGCACGGAAGTGCCCACAGTCATTGCCTACGGGCACCCAACTTCTTCCGTAATAGTCCATAGTACTTCGGTGCTGGCCCAGGCCCCCTCTGTGATCGCATACAACAGCAAGTCTTCAGACACAGCACCAGATACCGGTcctctgccgccaccgccaccaccatcGTCCACTGTTGTGGCTAAGCCCATCAAAAAGCAAGTATTGAAAGAGTACATCCAGTCACAGAAGGCAGCAGAGCAGGCCTTAGAAGAGAACGGGAGTGAACACGGGCACCGGGCAAGGGGGCCACGTGTCGGGCGTACCATGACTTACATGGCCAAGCCAGCGTATGTGGGCACTGCCTCGGAAAGCCGATCTGCCCCACTTTGCCAGATCACCGTGCGCATTGGCGAGGAAGCCATAGTCAAGCGACGGATCTCTGAAACAGACCTCATGTTGGACAAAAGCAGTCGCGTTGGCGGGAAGCGTTTCGATTTTGGCAGGGACCAGAACGGGGAGAAGCAGCAGCTGCCAGTGCTGGCCCCCCACGGCAAGCACGTCGAAAGGGTGTACCCCAATGAGAGTGGCGAGGAGGAGAGTGACCGAGGGGACACGGAGGACCAGCTTTGGAGGCCATACTACAGCTACAAGCCCAAACGGAAGGCATGCGGCGGGGGCAGCAGCAGCGGTGGCAACGCTGCGCCCAAAGTGAAGAAGTCCCGGTGGCGCCGTAAGCTCCGCTCACTGCGCTGGATGAAACGGACAGAGAAAgccgaggaggaagaggaggaggtcaGTGTGGGGACCAGCGACCCAGTGTCTACAGGCCTCGGAGGCGCCTCTGAAAGTGAGGGGATGGAGCCCCCTCCAAAAACTGGGGGTGGGCGGGGCTCCGATTGGAAGCACGAGTGCAGCGTTTGCAGTAAGCGGTTCTCAGCCCTGAAGAAGCTGAGAAAGCACGAGAGGATTCATGGCCGCCTTGGCACGGATGACCAGTCTCCGATGCCTTTGCTGGCTACACCCCACCGCGTAGGCCGCAAACCTTTGGTGAAATTCACCTGCACCCACTGCTCCAAGGTCTGCAAGACGGCAGCCGCGCTGAGCCGCCACATGAAACGGCACGAGGGCGAGCAACCTGAGGATGCCCCGTTGCCAGCCCTCACCACTGTCATTGCCTACTCCAAGAAGACCACCGATGTGCCCCCTGCAGCAGCCCCATCGCCAGTTGTCAAGGAGGAGACCACGCAAGAGATGCAGGTGTCCTCCTCTAGCGGCGAAGCTCTCCTGTCCCAGCAGGAACCGCCCGAAGAGGGACCAGTTGCCATGGAAATGCAGCCCGCCGATGGCTGCCCGCTGGTGCCGGTGCCAGGAGAGGAGAGGGCACCGCCGCTGAGTGACAGCAAATCCCCCCTTCGCGAAGAGCTGCCCATTCCTCCACCCCCTTtggaggctgccaccagccttGCTGATAGGCCACCAACTTTGTCCCACTCCCTCCAAGACCCTGTCATCTCACACACAGGCCTGGTCCAGAAACAGGTTCTGGCACCGCCGCTGGTCGAGGAGGATCGGTACCCGGTCCAGGAGTACCCCTTGCCACTCCTGGTTCCTGGCAGCTGCCGGACCAGGAAGGATCTGGAGGACCAGCCCTCCTTCCTGGCTTATCCCAGTGCCATCCAGTTCAACACGGTGGGCAAAGCGGCTGGCAGCAGCGAGGGCGACGGCAAAGTCAGCTTCTACCCTGATCCGTACCCCTTGATGTACGGCCACCAGCTCCTGGCCACTTACCCCTACAACTTCACCCTGCCGGTGGCTTTGAACATGGTCGTCCCCGATGAGAAGGGGCAGCCACTCCCCTTCCTGCCCAGCGTCTTCAGCTACTCGATGAATCCGTGCCGGAGCGAAGCCCACGAGGGAGGTGCCGGGTCAACTGGGGGCATGGCGATTGGGGGCAGCGCTGCTCGGGAGAGTAGAGGAGACCCGGCAGCTTCTGAGCGGCTTAAGAAAGGCAACCTGCTGTGA